One Pogoniulus pusillus isolate bPogPus1 chromosome 42, bPogPus1.pri, whole genome shotgun sequence genomic window, TGGCACTGGTGGCACTGGTGGCTGCAGTTGGCACTGGTGGCACCGGTGTCACTGGTggcactggtggctgcaggtGCCCTCAGTGCCCCCTTGGTGCCCGCAGGGAACCTGGCTGGCGAGGAGGGCGCCGCCGAGCGGGCACTGGAGGATGCCTTCCTGCGCCGCTTCCTCTATGGCACCTTCCCTGGCATGCTGGCAGACGAGGTGGTGCTGAAGCGCCGTGCCAAcctgctggagctctgcctgctgctggcacggGGCCTGGCACCTGCCAAGCTCTACTTCCTGGTGGGCTACACCGAgaccctgctgagccacttcTACAAGTGCCCTGTGCGCCTCCACCTGCAGACTGTGCCCACCAAGGTGGCATACAAGTACCTCTAGTGCCCACTGGGCACCCCCAGGGGCTGGTCAATAAAGCAGCAGTTGGCATCTGAGCTGGGCATGAGaaccttctcctcccctccctcccctgacccttccctgctgcccaccctctgcTCCGTGCCCtctcccccagctgctggcagctgtgccctgcctcgtggcactgccaccccagtgccccctgccctggtcctACATGGCCTTGTCCCCACTGTGCCCATCCCCACTGTGCCCTTTGGCTGGTCCCTGTGGTGCCCTGGGTGGCTCTGTGCCCTCTCTCTCTGGTggctctgtgccctctctggTGGCTTTGTGCCCTCTCTCTCTGGTGGCTGTGCCCTCTCTGgtgcctctgtgccctctctctctggtgcctctgtgccctctctggtggctctgtgccctctctctctggtgcctctgtgccctctctggtggctctgtgccctctctggtggctgtgtcctccctggtgcctctgtgccctctccctctggtggctgtgccctccctggtgcctctgtgccctctctctctggtggctctgtgccctctctctctggtgcctctgtgccctctctggtggctctgtgccctctctctagtgcctctgtgccctctctctggtggctgtgccctctctggtggctgtgccctctctggtggctctgtgccctctctctctggtgcctctgtgccctctctggtggctctgtgccctctctctggtggctgtgccctctctggtggctctgtgccctctctggtggctctgtgccctctctctagtgcctctgtgccctctctctggtggctgtgccct contains:
- the MRPS24 gene encoding small ribosomal subunit protein uS3m isoform X1, with protein sequence MEDEGAGGEGAGGAVPTAPPPGTPQAVPCVLPAASRALHTSPACLKARAARARVGKGDRAVTYEQAHAPHYIAHRKGWLSLHTGNLAGEEGAAERALEDAFLRRFLYGTFPGMLADEVVLKRRANLLELCLLLARGLAPAKLYFLVGYTETLLSHFYKCPVRLHLQTVPTKVAYKYL
- the MRPS24 gene encoding small ribosomal subunit protein uS3m isoform X2, with protein sequence MAAAAARSLRAVPCVLPAASRALHTSPACLKARAARARVGKGDRAVTYEQAHAPHYIAHRKGWLSLHTGNLAGEEGAAERALEDAFLRRFLYGTFPGMLADEVVLKRRANLLELCLLLARGLAPAKLYFLVGYTETLLSHFYKCPVRLHLQTVPTKVAYKYL